The DNA region GTGCACCGGCCACAGGCTGACCAGTACCTGGGAGGCGCCGGCGTAGAAGAATCCCCGGGTGAGGCTGAGCAGGCCGTCTCCGCGCACGTGTTTGCCGAGGGCCGTCTGGCAACCGCTCAAGGTCACCAGCTGGGCGTTGAGGCGAAGGTCGAAGATCTCGTGAAGATAGAGGTCTCCATCGATCTCGGCGCCCGCGACGTCGACCCGCGAGAGCACCATGCCGGAGAGCTCCGGGAACTCTTCATCTACCACCGCGTGGGTAGCGAAGTGGACGATGCGGTATTGGTCCAGCGGCGCCGTTAGCACGGCGTCCTTGGAAGCCTCAAAGCTCAGCGCCGCCGAGCTCATGCCGGGATCGGCTAGCGCCAAGATCCGTTCCGCCTCGACGCCGGTCCAGGGAAGCCGAGGCAGCGGCCCCTTGGGCAGCCGTTCCGCTCGAATCCCTCGGAGCGCCTCGATGCCCTCCGCAGCCTTCGATGATGCGCTCGATCCGCCCTGGAGCCGTTCGTCGTTCTGCTGAAAGATCGGATCCGCGAAGATCTGGACTTCCAGCGGAGCCGGGGGCCGCTCCTGGTCCCGACGATGGAGAGCCGCCAGGACCGAAGCGGAGGGAAGATGCAATACCTCGAAATCGTCGACCACCCGCTGATCCGAGCCGGTCCCGGCAGGGGCTTTGGGAGAAGGGAGGGCTGCGAAGGGCAGATAGTGCAGCAAGCCATCGGCGACGATCCACAGCCGCTCGGTCCCCAGTGGGATGAGGTCCGGCGGGAGGAGCCACGAGCTCAGCCTCTCGGCATGGAGCTGCTGCTGGATCTCCCATCCGGCCAAGCGCTGGAGGCCACGGTAGAGGGCCTCGGTGGAGGATTCCAGAGACTGCCTCCCCAGCAGCGCCCGGGTCTCGAAGGAGCTCGGCCCCACGGCATAGAGATAGCTGGCATCCCGGCCCAGGCCATAGCTCAGCAACACCGTGCCCGGCGGGAGCAAGGCTTGGACGTCCTTCAATTGCACCGGCCGCGGATCGGCGAGCTCGGCGAATTGAGGGTCCGCTCGCCGGATCTGCGCCCGCGCCCGCTCCAGATCGAGGCTCAAAGTCCGCAGCTGCCGCTCGATCTCGGCGACCTCTCCCGGCACCGCCTGCTCTTCTTCCAACCGCCGCCGGGCTCCTTGCAGCTGGTTGATCTGGGCCTGAATCCGCCGCTCGCGATGGAGCAGTTCGGGGGGCGCCTGCGCCCGGACGCCCACCGCCGACTCCAGGACCAGCTCGAAGAGATTGCGCGCTCGGATGACGTCCCCTTCCTCGAAGGCCTGAACGGCGAAGCTTGGATCCCCGGTCACCTCCGCCTGCCGCATGAGGAGCTCCAGGTAGAGCTCGGCGTAGTCCTGCCAGAGCCAGATGGGCCGGTAGCGCGCCCCCATCTCGCGGGCCGCCGCCCGCAGGCCGTCCACGGTCTCCACCGCCTCTCGGGCATGGCCGAGGGCTTCAGCGCCGTCCTCTGCGTCCCGATCCACCAGGGCCAGGCAGTAGTGAACGTGGGCCAGGGATTTGGGATCGTCCAGAGCTTCAAACTGACTCTTGCCGTCCAACAGCCAGTCTCGGGCTTCCTCCAGCCGGCCCTGAAGCTGGTGGAGGCAGCCCAGGTTCACGGTGGTGCTGGCGATCTCTTGGGGGTTGCCAAACTCCCGCGAAAGCTCCAAAGCTCCCCGGTAGGACGCCTCCGCCTCGGCGAGCTCGCCAGCGCCCTTGTGCACCGTACCCAGGCGATCCAGCAGGGCTGCCTCGCCATCCCGGTCTCCTCGTTGGCGGTGGATCGCCAGCGCCTCCTCCAGCAGGGGCAAGGCGCGCTGGGGGCGGCTTTGCTGGTGGTAGATCCAGCCCTGCGAGGCCAGGATGGCCGCTTCCTGCTCGCGGTCGCTACGGCGCCGGGCCAGCAACAGGAGCTGGTCGAGGATCTCCAACGCCTCTCGATGCTGGTCGAGAAGCCCATAGGCCTCCGCCAGATTGGTGAGGGTGACGATCTCCCCCGGCTCGAACCCGATCTCCCGAAAGATGGGCAAGGCCTCCAGGTATCGTTCGATGGCTCGGTGGGTTTCCCCCGCGGCCTTGTCCACCAGGGCCAGGTTGTTGAGGGCGCTGGCCTCGGCGCGGCGATTGCCGGTTTCGCGGCCCAGGTCGAGAGCCCGCTGAACCAGCGCCTCCGCCTGCCCCAGGTCTCCCTGATTCCTCAGCGCCAATCCCCAGCGGTTGAGCACGCTGCCCTGAAGGAACGCGCTTCCCGCATCCTCGGCCCGTGCCAGGGCTTGCCCATAGGCGCGTACCGCGTCGCCGCCGCGCCCCAGCACTTCGAGGAGCGAGGCCTTTTGCCGCAGAACCAGAGCCTCCAGCTCGATCCTCCCCGCCTCCTGCGCCAAGCGCTGCAGCTGGTCGAA from Acidobacteriota bacterium includes:
- a CDS encoding CHAT domain-containing tetratricopeptide repeat protein, whose translation is MLVPRFEVSGRVAGGSPARFLLHLEAGEAAVLEVGQSEVDVLAEVLDPDGTVLLRYDTPVDRDAPERFCWIASRSGEFGLLIHPFEGGRGRFTVEVTARRPATEEDRACATASEELMELLPAVAAEASEAHVERFDQLQRLAQEAGRIELEALVLRQKASLLEVLGRGGDAVRAYGQALARAEDAGSAFLQGSVLNRWGLALRNQGDLGQAEALVQRALDLGRETGNRRAEASALNNLALVDKAAGETHRAIERYLEALPIFREIGFEPGEIVTLTNLAEAYGLLDQHREALEILDQLLLLARRRSDREQEAAILASQGWIYHQQSRPQRALPLLEEALAIHRQRGDRDGEAALLDRLGTVHKGAGELAEAEASYRGALELSREFGNPQEIASTTVNLGCLHQLQGRLEEARDWLLDGKSQFEALDDPKSLAHVHYCLALVDRDAEDGAEALGHAREAVETVDGLRAAAREMGARYRPIWLWQDYAELYLELLMRQAEVTGDPSFAVQAFEEGDVIRARNLFELVLESAVGVRAQAPPELLHRERRIQAQINQLQGARRRLEEEQAVPGEVAEIERQLRTLSLDLERARAQIRRADPQFAELADPRPVQLKDVQALLPPGTVLLSYGLGRDASYLYAVGPSSFETRALLGRQSLESSTEALYRGLQRLAGWEIQQQLHAERLSSWLLPPDLIPLGTERLWIVADGLLHYLPFAALPSPKAPAGTGSDQRVVDDFEVLHLPSASVLAALHRRDQERPPAPLEVQIFADPIFQQNDERLQGGSSASSKAAEGIEALRGIRAERLPKGPLPRLPWTGVEAERILALADPGMSSAALSFEASKDAVLTAPLDQYRIVHFATHAVVDEEFPELSGMVLSRVDVAGAEIDGDLYLHEIFDLRLNAQLVTLSGCQTALGKHVRGDGLLSLTRGFFYAGASQVLVSLWPVHDEATAELMGEFYRGLLELHEPPSAALRRAQLHLAASEQWSAPFYWSAFVLQGTGTAE